A stretch of the Proteus sp. ZN5 genome encodes the following:
- a CDS encoding iron ABC transporter substrate-binding protein, producing MAIRRRQFLTYLTTIATLSALPHSVRAAITSRIAAQFGHVPASTAIHRVISAGPPTDQLLLALAPEKLLGFSSLNLEKSPLFSDELRKLPRLGRLSGRGSTLSLEALLTLEPDLIIDSGNVDETYRSLAKRVSDQTGVPYVLIDGTLKDSPAQLRQTGALLGVTERAETLALIAEQYLSDAALFASTQKTNPRFYLARGAKGLQTGARNSIHTEAIETLGFENVVDIPNFTGLTDVSPEQLLMWDPEIIITQDENAYQQIMQDSVWKSIQAVKNNKVLLFKGLPFGWLDGPPGINRLMGMRRLQSHFDARIEKQVAQDLQNYFAHFYHTQLSAELCQQLLGYS from the coding sequence ATGGCGATCCGTAGACGACAATTTCTAACTTACCTCACAACAATTGCGACATTATCAGCGCTTCCGCATTCTGTAAGAGCAGCAATAACCTCACGTATTGCAGCACAATTCGGTCATGTTCCAGCATCAACCGCGATCCATCGCGTAATAAGTGCAGGGCCTCCTACTGATCAATTGTTACTTGCATTAGCGCCTGAAAAATTATTGGGTTTTTCTTCACTTAATTTAGAAAAAAGCCCTTTGTTTTCAGATGAACTACGTAAATTACCGCGTTTAGGGCGCTTATCAGGACGAGGAAGTACACTCTCTTTAGAAGCTTTACTGACGTTAGAGCCAGATCTCATTATTGATAGTGGCAATGTCGATGAAACCTATCGTTCATTAGCGAAACGTGTTTCTGATCAAACGGGTGTACCTTATGTGTTAATTGATGGCACATTAAAAGATAGTCCAGCTCAGTTACGCCAAACAGGTGCTTTATTAGGTGTTACAGAAAGAGCAGAAACATTAGCGCTTATTGCAGAGCAATATCTTAGTGATGCTGCCTTATTTGCTTCTACACAAAAAACAAACCCTCGTTTTTACCTTGCGCGTGGTGCAAAAGGGTTACAAACAGGTGCAAGAAACTCTATCCATACCGAAGCGATTGAAACATTAGGCTTTGAAAACGTAGTAGATATTCCGAATTTCACTGGATTAACGGATGTTTCACCAGAGCAGCTTCTGATGTGGGATCCTGAAATTATCATCACACAAGATGAAAATGCCTATCAGCAAATTATGCAAGACTCTGTATGGAAAAGTATTCAAGCCGTTAAAAACAACAAAGTGCTACTGTTTAAAGGCTTACCATTTGGTTGGTTAGATGGTCCTCCGGGGATCAACCGTTTAATGGGAATGCGTCGCTTACAAAGCCATTTTGACGCTCGAATAGAAAAACAAGTCGCTCAAGATCTGCAAAATTACTTTGCTCATTTTTATCATACGCAATTAAGTGCTGAACTATGTCAGCAATTGCTGGGGTATTCATGA
- the gntR gene encoding gluconate operon transcriptional repressor GntR, with protein sequence MKKKRPSLQDVASRVGVTKMTVSRFLRNPEQVSEALREKIARELDSLNYIPNRAPDILSNSTSHAIGVLLPSLTNQVFAEVIRGIESVTDKYGYQTMLAHYGYRAEKEEERLLSLLSYNIDGLILAERTHTPKTMKMLETAGIPVVEIMDSVSPCFDSAVGLDNVDASEQMVNEMIKRGCKRVIYLGARQDERTLMRLQGYENAMQNAGLPIGNVMTPKSSSYSLGAELLHAARKQYPDLDGLYCTNDDIAIGAIFECQRLGISVPEDIAISGFHGHDVGQVMTPRLASIFTPRDEMGQQAADLLLKRMKGKIARGQVIDVGFRIITGESI encoded by the coding sequence ATGAAGAAAAAACGCCCCTCATTACAGGATGTCGCTTCACGAGTTGGTGTTACCAAAATGACAGTGAGTCGTTTTTTGCGTAATCCCGAACAAGTCTCTGAAGCTTTACGAGAAAAAATTGCGCGCGAATTAGATAGCCTCAATTATATTCCTAATCGTGCCCCTGATATTTTATCGAATTCAACCAGTCATGCGATTGGGGTATTGCTGCCTTCTTTAACTAACCAAGTTTTTGCTGAAGTTATTCGTGGCATTGAATCAGTGACCGATAAATACGGTTATCAAACCATGTTAGCGCACTACGGATATCGTGCTGAAAAAGAAGAAGAACGCCTACTTTCATTACTCTCTTATAATATCGATGGGCTTATTCTCGCTGAAAGAACGCACACACCAAAGACAATGAAAATGTTAGAAACTGCGGGTATTCCTGTGGTAGAAATCATGGATAGCGTTTCGCCTTGTTTTGACTCAGCAGTAGGATTAGATAACGTTGACGCTTCAGAACAGATGGTCAATGAGATGATCAAACGTGGATGCAAACGGGTTATCTATCTTGGTGCTAGACAGGACGAAAGAACCTTAATGCGTTTACAAGGTTATGAAAACGCAATGCAAAATGCGGGTTTACCTATTGGCAATGTGATGACACCAAAAAGCTCATCTTATTCGTTAGGGGCTGAATTATTACATGCTGCACGTAAGCAATATCCTGATTTAGACGGACTTTATTGTACCAATGACGATATCGCAATTGGTGCCATTTTTGAGTGTCAACGTTTAGGCATTTCTGTGCCGGAGGATATTGCGATATCGGGTTTCCACGGGCACGATGTTGGACAAGTGATGACGCCTCGTTTGGCGAGTATCTTTACCCCTCGTGATGAAATGGGGCAACAAGCTGCTGATTTATTGCTTAAGCGAATGAAAGGCAAAATTGCTCGAGGCCAAGTGATTGATGTTGGTTTCCGCATTATTACGGGTGAAAGTATATAA
- the gntK gene encoding gluconokinase, which yields MNDTQSLHHVFILMGVSGSGKSAVASGVAQRTGAAFLDGDFLHPRSNITKMASGHALNDEDRKPWLQALNDAAFAMQRTNSVSLIVCSALKKQYRDMLRDGNQCLHFLYLKGDYALIESRLKARKGHFFKPQMLVTQFETLEEPTTAENDVYEIDISMPLDDVIESVINKINSVTQGTFEGEMV from the coding sequence ATGAACGATACCCAATCCCTACACCATGTTTTCATCTTAATGGGGGTATCAGGCAGCGGTAAATCTGCGGTCGCAAGTGGTGTAGCACAACGTACAGGTGCTGCATTTTTGGACGGTGATTTCCTCCATCCTCGCTCAAATATTACTAAAATGGCATCTGGCCATGCTTTAAATGATGAAGATCGTAAACCTTGGCTACAAGCATTAAATGATGCCGCATTTGCAATGCAAAGAACCAATAGTGTTTCGTTAATTGTTTGTTCTGCATTGAAAAAACAGTATCGCGATATGTTAAGAGACGGCAATCAATGCCTGCACTTTTTATATTTAAAAGGTGACTATGCGCTGATTGAAAGTCGTTTAAAAGCGCGTAAAGGACACTTCTTTAAACCTCAAATGTTAGTGACACAATTTGAAACCTTAGAAGAGCCAACAACAGCTGAAAACGATGTGTATGAAATTGATATTTCAATGCCACTTGATGATGTGATTGAAAGTGTAATTAATAAGATAAATTCAGTCACTCAAGGGACTTTTGAAGGGGAAATGGTATGA
- the gntU gene encoding gluconate transporter: protein MSTLTLVLTAVGSVLLLLFFVMYARLHAFIALMIVAIGAGIFSGMPLEKITQTMQNGMGGTLGFLSIVVALGAMFGKVLHETGALDQIAVRLLKYFGEKRANYALGIAGLICALPLFFDVAVVLLIGVVFAVARRTGGNVVKMAIPLFAGVAGAAAFLLPGPTPMLLADQMNADFGWMILIGLCAAIPGMLLAGPIFGNFISRYVTLELPKDLSEPSLGQNKMPSFGFSLALVLLPLVLVGCKTIGARFVEKGSELYNILEFVGHPFIAILVACLVAIYGLAIRRGMSKEKVMEICSAAIQPAGIILLVTGAGGVFKQVLVDSGVGPALGNALIGAGMPIAVACFILAGAVRVIQGSATVACLTAVGLVLPVINELGYSGAQMAALSICIAGGSIILSHVNDSGFWLFGKFTGATEAQTLKTWSLMETILGTTGAVIGMIFFTFL from the coding sequence ATGAGTACATTAACACTTGTGCTAACGGCAGTTGGCTCTGTTTTATTACTGCTCTTTTTTGTTATGTATGCACGTTTACATGCTTTTATTGCATTAATGATTGTTGCCATTGGTGCGGGTATTTTCTCAGGCATGCCTTTGGAAAAAATCACACAAACCATGCAAAACGGAATGGGAGGTACTTTAGGTTTCCTCTCTATTGTCGTCGCACTGGGAGCAATGTTTGGTAAGGTGCTACATGAAACAGGGGCATTAGACCAAATCGCAGTACGATTATTAAAATATTTTGGTGAGAAACGTGCCAACTACGCATTAGGTATCGCAGGTTTAATTTGTGCTCTACCTCTGTTCTTTGATGTGGCCGTTGTTTTATTAATTGGTGTTGTATTTGCTGTTGCTCGCCGTACAGGTGGCAATGTAGTGAAAATGGCAATCCCTTTATTTGCGGGTGTTGCAGGTGCTGCAGCCTTCTTATTACCGGGACCAACACCGATGTTGTTAGCTGACCAAATGAATGCTGATTTTGGTTGGATGATCTTAATTGGTCTGTGTGCTGCTATTCCGGGCATGTTATTAGCAGGTCCTATCTTTGGTAACTTTATCAGCCGTTACGTTACTTTAGAATTACCAAAAGATTTGTCTGAACCCAGTTTAGGTCAGAACAAAATGCCTTCCTTTGGTTTCAGTCTTGCACTGGTGTTATTACCTTTAGTGTTAGTAGGATGCAAAACCATTGGTGCACGTTTCGTTGAGAAAGGTTCAGAGCTGTATAACATTCTTGAATTTGTTGGTCATCCATTTATCGCTATTCTTGTCGCGTGTTTAGTGGCTATTTACGGCTTAGCAATCCGCCGTGGTATGAGTAAAGAAAAAGTGATGGAGATTTGTTCCGCTGCAATCCAACCCGCAGGGATCATTTTACTGGTAACAGGTGCTGGCGGTGTCTTTAAACAAGTGCTGGTAGATTCTGGTGTTGGCCCTGCATTGGGTAATGCTTTAATTGGTGCCGGTATGCCAATCGCAGTCGCATGTTTTATTCTGGCTGGTGCAGTGCGTGTTATTCAAGGTTCAGCAACAGTTGCTTGTTTAACTGCTGTCGGTTTAGTTTTACCTGTTATCAATGAGCTGGGTTACAGCGGTGCTCAAATGGCTGCATTATCAATCTGTATTGCGGGTGGCTCTATTATTCTTAGCCACGTTAATGACTCTGGTTTCTGGCTATTTGGTAAATTTACAGGTGCAACAGAAGCTCAAACCTTAAAAACATGGTCATTAATGGAAACTATTCTTGGCACAACAGGTGCTGTGATCGGTATGATTTTCTTCACATTCCTTTGA
- a CDS encoding methyl-accepting chemotaxis protein translates to MVDYNSLFIKHTDCNIHTITLIRDSILASSNKLQDKLNLLDEMEHLFSKMLDNSRLLTQFLNEVDTHFTHSREEIENFSSWLKKIKESASNIDRLSSQANLLSINSAIEAGHIGREGAGFSVLAQEMKKLSLEIQKQASSIASINNNLGTRFIPVKETTEKNQEQVQQIKIQVEEGHQNLTSLSEQASELKHIFTFISMQQFFNTVKLDHVLWKEAIYIHLLNNDDEHCVNQHTECRLGKWYYQGDGRKFAGTEAFRRLEEPHKLVHECGRLALSANINGDQEAVTQYIERMEQASVDVIKYVDVLLNSVSY, encoded by the coding sequence ATGGTTGACTATAATTCGCTTTTTATTAAACACACGGATTGTAATATTCACACAATCACACTTATACGAGATTCGATTTTAGCATCAAGCAATAAGCTACAAGATAAGCTTAATTTGCTTGATGAAATGGAACATCTATTTAGCAAGATGCTGGATAATTCCCGCTTATTAACTCAATTTTTAAATGAGGTTGATACCCATTTTACGCATAGCCGGGAAGAGATAGAAAATTTCTCTAGCTGGCTAAAAAAAATTAAAGAGAGCGCTAGCAATATTGATAGGCTTTCCAGCCAAGCGAATCTTTTATCGATAAATTCAGCGATTGAAGCAGGGCATATAGGACGAGAAGGCGCGGGATTTTCAGTCTTAGCCCAAGAAATGAAAAAGTTGTCATTAGAAATCCAGAAACAAGCTTCTTCTATTGCCAGCATTAATAATAATTTAGGTACTCGCTTTATCCCCGTGAAAGAAACGACAGAAAAAAACCAAGAGCAGGTTCAACAAATAAAAATACAGGTTGAAGAAGGGCATCAAAATTTAACGTCATTGTCAGAACAAGCGAGCGAGCTTAAACATATTTTTACCTTTATTTCGATGCAGCAATTTTTTAATACCGTCAAACTTGATCATGTTTTATGGAAAGAAGCTATTTATATTCATTTATTAAACAATGATGATGAGCACTGCGTTAATCAGCATACTGAATGTCGATTAGGAAAATGGTATTACCAAGGTGACGGACGGAAATTTGCAGGTACAGAGGCTTTTCGTCGTTTAGAAGAGCCTCATAAATTAGTACATGAATGTGGTCGTTTAGCGCTAAGCGCTAATATAAACGGTGATCAAGAAGCGGTAACTCAATATATAGAGCGAATGGAACAGGCCAGTGTCGATGTTATCAAGTATGTAGATGTTTTATTAAACTCAGTGAGTTACTAA
- a CDS encoding SGNH/GDSL hydrolase family protein, which yields MKQITHILERKTLVSSSIILTLVSLLVACNQDTEKTVKLPTPTVLPADGSRQLYNYHDPHFAGFVKKLQQGRQTVHIVQLGDSHTAADFFSGKLRERFQADYGNGGIGFIPPTNIAGQRIANVQYQSDKKAWALLSSRKDSDPDFPLGGFISEPQAKWAKLQLSENPVTQQRYQLQALYKTPTTAQVNVQSSTNKVLSLSQTQGKWQFSDPTAMTFPVSITVSKNQPVKLGGWLITNQQPGVMLSSLGINGATINMMDRWGAQWTETLGQLHPDMVILAYGTNEAFNDTFDLNAYRQQLTDKIRQIRQQAPNSAILLIGPSDSIKNKEAPDCRSQQPQWLSDIVRIQKEVAQQEKTLFWDWRDYMGGECSIKAWALYDLARPDGVHLSREGYESSANTLYSQLNTLMNKG from the coding sequence ATGAAACAAATAACGCACATCCTTGAGCGTAAAACTTTAGTCAGTAGCTCAATCATACTGACTTTAGTTTCGCTCTTAGTTGCTTGTAACCAAGACACTGAAAAAACAGTAAAGCTCCCAACACCCACAGTATTACCTGCTGATGGTTCAAGACAGCTTTATAACTACCATGATCCCCATTTTGCGGGCTTTGTTAAGAAATTACAGCAAGGTCGCCAAACTGTGCATATCGTTCAGTTAGGGGATTCTCATACTGCGGCTGATTTTTTCAGTGGTAAGTTGCGTGAACGTTTTCAGGCTGACTATGGTAATGGCGGTATTGGTTTTATCCCTCCGACGAATATCGCAGGCCAGCGTATTGCGAACGTACAATACCAAAGTGACAAAAAAGCTTGGGCACTGCTTTCAAGCAGGAAAGATAGCGATCCTGATTTCCCATTAGGAGGTTTTATTAGTGAACCTCAAGCTAAATGGGCAAAATTACAGTTATCTGAAAACCCAGTAACTCAGCAGCGCTATCAATTACAGGCACTTTATAAAACGCCAACGACAGCGCAAGTGAATGTACAGTCATCGACAAACAAAGTTCTTTCACTATCGCAAACACAAGGTAAATGGCAATTTTCGGATCCAACAGCCATGACATTTCCTGTCAGCATTACAGTTAGCAAAAACCAGCCAGTTAAATTAGGCGGTTGGTTGATCACCAATCAACAGCCCGGTGTTATGCTTTCCTCATTAGGCATTAATGGTGCCACTATTAATATGATGGATAGATGGGGTGCGCAGTGGACTGAGACGTTAGGACAATTACATCCTGATATGGTTATTTTGGCTTATGGTACAAACGAAGCCTTTAATGATACTTTCGATTTAAATGCTTATCGCCAGCAACTTACAGATAAAATTCGCCAAATTCGCCAGCAAGCCCCTAATAGCGCTATTTTATTAATTGGGCCGTCTGACTCAATCAAAAATAAAGAAGCCCCTGACTGCCGTTCACAACAGCCTCAATGGCTAAGTGATATAGTCAGAATTCAAAAGGAAGTTGCCCAACAAGAGAAAACGCTGTTCTGGGATTGGCGTGACTATATGGGTGGAGAGTGCTCTATAAAAGCGTGGGCATTGTATGATTTAGCAAGACCTGATGGTGTTCATCTTTCTCGTGAAGGTTATGAAAGCAGTGCCAACACACTTTATAGCCAATTGAACACATTAATGAACAAAGGCTAG
- a CDS encoding SGNH family hydrolase, whose protein sequence is MPAFDFCSNLKKTAKVALMVLFSTLFLIWLNQTSLERFWQQQYHRPAPWSGLSHYYAWQVGGQLRDGVFVAVESYGDYLQVNHPDNQAKPIVQTSAPEQLPEGFAVGLHFFNGYTRPATQLTQRFPQLLERKQAMGGLPYHSVTDVSDAALEALKPIVPKTEIILSPEDKVLFAGDSMMQGVAPLLKRQLQTDYNISSIDLSKQSTGLAYPRFFNWPQTIATRLASDDSIKLLVVFLGPNDPWDMPPDGGGRYLKFASEAWESTYRARIAGIIENARQNNVTVIWVGPPNMRKQKLSEGMAYLDKLYREEAEKMGEIYLSVNDMFKYEKDIYSDYMGDGSSRVKLRAGDGIHFSLKGQQIIAQHVFSRIHLQEEIKEDNAVDDVKDKNTVIVNETNNAHP, encoded by the coding sequence ATGCCAGCTTTTGATTTCTGCTCAAACTTAAAAAAGACAGCAAAAGTTGCCTTAATGGTGCTATTCAGCACCCTCTTTCTGATTTGGCTAAACCAAACATCACTAGAGCGTTTTTGGCAACAACAATATCATCGCCCTGCACCTTGGTCTGGGCTTTCTCACTATTATGCTTGGCAAGTGGGTGGACAACTGCGTGATGGCGTATTCGTTGCAGTAGAAAGCTATGGAGATTACCTACAAGTTAATCATCCTGATAATCAGGCTAAACCAATAGTGCAAACCTCAGCCCCTGAGCAGCTTCCTGAAGGCTTTGCTGTTGGCTTACACTTCTTTAATGGATACACACGCCCAGCGACTCAATTAACGCAACGCTTTCCTCAATTATTAGAGCGCAAACAAGCAATGGGTGGATTACCTTACCATTCTGTTACTGACGTCTCTGATGCGGCATTAGAAGCCTTAAAACCTATCGTCCCAAAAACAGAAATTATCTTATCACCAGAAGATAAAGTGTTATTTGCAGGCGATTCAATGATGCAAGGTGTTGCCCCTTTACTTAAACGTCAACTGCAAACGGATTACAACATCAGCAGTATCGATTTAAGTAAACAAAGTACAGGACTTGCTTATCCACGCTTTTTCAATTGGCCACAAACCATTGCGACACGTTTAGCCAGTGACGACTCCATCAAATTATTAGTGGTCTTTTTAGGCCCTAATGATCCTTGGGATATGCCGCCTGATGGTGGAGGACGCTACTTAAAATTTGCCAGTGAAGCATGGGAATCTACCTACCGAGCACGTATTGCAGGCATTATAGAAAATGCGAGACAGAATAATGTCACGGTGATTTGGGTTGGGCCTCCTAATATGCGTAAACAGAAGTTATCTGAAGGTATGGCATATCTTGATAAACTTTACCGTGAAGAAGCTGAGAAGATGGGCGAAATTTACCTTTCCGTCAATGATATGTTTAAATATGAAAAAGATATTTATTCTGATTATATGGGTGATGGCAGCAGTCGTGTTAAGTTAAGAGCCGGTGATGGTATTCATTTTAGCTTAAAAGGTCAGCAAATTATTGCTCAACACGTATTCTCACGTATTCATCTTCAAGAAGAAATTAAAGAAGATAATGCAGTCGATGATGTAAAAGATAAAAACACGGTTATTGTAAATGAAACAAATAACGCACATCCTTGA
- a CDS encoding MBOAT family O-acyltransferase, whose amino-acid sequence MNFFSFEFLGAFVSFFVLYWLFQKHVKIQNILLITVSYAFLFCADYRPAIILLSYTLFIYLLANILTKYTSSKIIYWLLGLLVAIYFTAFKYYSFFQETLTQAFQQWGLSIELPLIELLAPLGLSFYIFHSVSYVVSVCRKEIPKAPFLDVVLYLCFFPSIVAGPINRAKEFLPQIQAPTRKIIDYKGAIMLIVLAIAKLFWLSGWFSTNYVDPVFNAPDLAQSGQVLTAIYAYAWHIYFNFSGYTNLVTGIALLLGFVVPRNFNAPYLAINLADFWRRWHISLSTFIRDYVYIPLGGNRKGVIRQNFNAFAAMVISGLWHGAAMTFIIWGAIHGIGVVLLNIKHRLLPAKKNAPPSALSSLNMLLSWIITFHFVCFAWIFFRSQTVGDALVLIQQLFSVGAWASLQAEGLTLFMFWGLFLLYPCFVTLRDIVARLEKRVPWYVYPLPLALILTIIFMLSPDGVPGFIYASF is encoded by the coding sequence ATGAATTTTTTTTCATTCGAGTTTCTCGGAGCCTTTGTTAGTTTTTTTGTTCTATACTGGCTCTTCCAAAAGCACGTTAAGATCCAAAATATCCTACTGATAACAGTAAGTTATGCTTTTCTCTTTTGTGCGGATTATCGCCCTGCGATTATCTTATTAAGTTACACTCTCTTTATTTATTTACTGGCGAATATATTAACTAAGTACACATCCTCTAAAATCATATACTGGCTATTAGGATTATTAGTTGCGATCTATTTTACTGCCTTTAAATATTACTCATTCTTCCAAGAAACGCTGACACAAGCATTCCAACAATGGGGACTCAGTATTGAACTGCCTCTTATTGAGTTGCTTGCGCCATTAGGACTCTCTTTCTATATTTTCCATTCAGTCAGTTATGTGGTTTCTGTTTGCAGAAAAGAGATCCCTAAAGCACCGTTTTTGGATGTCGTTCTTTATTTATGCTTTTTCCCAAGCATAGTCGCGGGGCCAATTAATCGCGCTAAAGAATTTCTTCCACAAATTCAGGCTCCAACACGAAAAATCATTGATTATAAAGGGGCGATAATGCTGATTGTTTTAGCTATCGCAAAACTCTTTTGGTTAAGTGGTTGGTTCTCAACAAACTATGTTGATCCGGTATTTAATGCGCCCGATTTAGCGCAAAGCGGACAAGTGCTGACGGCGATTTATGCCTATGCATGGCATATCTATTTCAATTTCTCTGGTTATACCAATCTTGTTACAGGTATTGCCTTATTGCTGGGCTTTGTTGTCCCTCGCAACTTTAATGCGCCTTATTTAGCGATAAACTTAGCTGATTTCTGGCGCCGCTGGCACATCAGTTTATCTACCTTTATTCGTGATTACGTCTATATTCCTTTAGGGGGGAATCGTAAAGGGGTGATTAGACAAAACTTTAATGCCTTTGCCGCAATGGTCATTTCTGGATTATGGCACGGTGCTGCTATGACCTTTATTATTTGGGGTGCTATTCACGGGATTGGAGTCGTGTTATTAAATATTAAACACCGTCTTCTCCCAGCGAAGAAAAATGCCCCACCAAGCGCGTTATCGTCATTAAATATGTTGTTGTCATGGATAATCACGTTCCACTTTGTTTGCTTTGCTTGGATATTTTTCCGCAGCCAAACCGTGGGAGATGCTTTAGTTTTAATACAGCAACTCTTTAGTGTAGGTGCTTGGGCGTCATTACAAGCTGAAGGCTTAACCCTCTTTATGTTCTGGGGACTTTTCTTACTTTACCCTTGTTTTGTTACATTAAGGGATATTGTGGCTCGTCTTGAAAAAAGAGTGCCGTGGTATGTTTATCCACTACCACTTGCGTTGATCCTCACGATTATTTTCATGTTGTCTCCAGATGGGGTGCCAGGATTTATTTATGCCAGCTTTTGA